GATCGTCGGCCTGAGCTGTGCGGCGCTGATGCTGTCGATCCGCCTGACGCGCAGTGCGCGCAAACGCATTCGCATCAGCCGCTCGATGGGCTGACCGGCCATAAAAAAAGACCTGCATGTGCAGGTCTTTTTTTTGCCTTCCGATCAACCGGACTTCTTGCGAATCCAGTACAGATAGGTACCGGCTTCTTCGTGCTGCCCCACCAGTTCATGGTCGAGAAACACGCAGAACTTGGGGATGTCGCGGCGGGTCGACGGGTCGGTGGCGATCACCTTGAGCAGGCCGCCGGGCACCAGGTCACGGATGTGCTGGTGCAGCATCATCACCGGCTCCGGGCAGTTGAGGCCCGTGGCGTCGAGGGTGCCGTCGACCGGCGTATTGATCATTTCACTCATGATTCACTCCTGAAACTGGCCGGCATTGTCGCCCAATGCCGGGTGTTCGGTCACCTGTCGCGCGCTCAGCGGGCTTTGGCTTTCTTCACGTCATGACGGCGCAAATGGCAAGTCACTTCCTCGCGGTCGTGATACAGCTGCTTGCAGCCGATGTCGACCTTGATCCCGCGGGCCTTGAAACCATCGGCGATGCGCTCCAGCAGACGCTTCACTTCGGCGTATCGCTGCTTCATCGGCAACTTGAGGTTGACCACCGCTTCCCGGCAATGGCCCTCGCCGATCCACTCTTCGAGCATCGCGGCGTTGCGCGCCGGCTTCTCGACGATGTCGCAGACCATCCAGTCCACCGGCTGCTTGGGCTTGAAGGTAAAACCGTCGGCCATCAAGTGCTGTACCAGACCAGTGTCCATGAGGCTTTCGGCCATCGGGCCGTTGTCGATGGCCGTCACCAGCATGCC
This genomic window from Pseudomonas kribbensis contains:
- the tusA gene encoding sulfurtransferase TusA, whose product is MSEMINTPVDGTLDATGLNCPEPVMMLHQHIRDLVPGGLLKVIATDPSTRRDIPKFCVFLDHELVGQHEEAGTYLYWIRKKSG